CATTAACTTCAACACACTAATATGTGTTTTACTTTCCTCAACAATCTGGCCCTATAACAGAAAAGACAACCACTTTTACATGGGTGTCTTGAATTACTAAGGGTTTGATTTCAAAAGTATTTACTATAATAGTCTTGTCTTATTTTTCCGCTTAACTGAGCATATATCTTTGTAGTCTCACTCTTTTCATGCCCAAGTAAACTTTGGATAACATCTATTGGCGCACCGTTATTAATCATATGAGTTGCAAAGCTGTGTCGTAATTGATGCGGGTGTATACTCTTTTTTATTCCAGCCCGATTTGATACGCGCTTAATAATATATCTTAAATTATCAATGCTCATACGCCTTTTAGGCTTTCTGTCCGTAATAAACAAACAAGGAACTTCATCCTCCCGTTCATCTAAATACCTTTTTAACCAAATGGAGCAGCGAGTATTAAAGTATACTTCTCTTTCTTTATCACCTTTCCCTTGTACAATGACGGAATTTGTTCGAAAATCAATATCATCACGATCTAATTTTACTACCTCCCCAATACGGCAGCCGGTTGAATACATAAACTCAAATAGCGCATTTTCCATCGTTGATTGACAAGCTTCCCTTAGATGTTCGATCTCTAATTCCGAGAGAAACTTAGGAATTCTTTTACCTAATTTCGGCTCTTTCAATTTAGCAGCAGGATTTTTTAGAATATATCCCTCTTCATGTGACCATCTAAATAGTGATTTAACACAACGAATCCTATGCCCTAAACTGGATGGCTTTAAGTGTTCTCCTGACTGTATTAAGTAATCTTTTAATTTTTCTGTACTAAATCCGTTCATATCAATATCACCAAAAAATCGCAATAAAAGATTGTATTGAAAATAATATGTTTTTAATGTAAGTGTTGAATACCCCTCTATTTTTTTATCTTGTTGGTATTATTTCCACGCTTCGGATAATAACATTTATCTTTCACTCCACTCTCCTACTAAGTTAAATCTAGTATTCTATATTCTATTATGTTCAGAGAGAGGCTGTTTCATACAGTGATTATTCAATAAGCTAATATATTGATAATTTCCAAAGCATTTTTAACCAGAAAATAGAAAATGGGGCCTTCCCCTATTTCTAGGAAAGCGCAAGACACGCTACTGGCCTTGGACTCTCCATTGTAAAAATCCTTGTGGAGCAAATGAATGGGCATGTATCTGCCGCCTATGTTAACAATAAGTTAACGATCGAATTGACGTTTCCTCTTAAGGATGTACATCCACAATAAACAGCTTAATATGTATGGCAAAGGCACGGCTCGATTTGAGTCGTGTTTTTATTATCTTCTGTTACTATAGACAAACCAAAAATGCACAAACCCGTTAAGGCTTGTGCGTTTTCATTTCATCAATAAATGTTCATGCAACACTGACTAAATACGTACCAGGAGGGGCATATGATTGCCTCTCAAAGCATTGATACCACTGTTTTTTAATTTAGGTTGTGTAGGAACTTTCATAAAAGATTGTTATTCAATAATATGGCCCTTTAATAAAAACGAGCGCTGATTCTTGTTACAGAATCGCGCCCGATTGTTGAACAACGAATATAAAGCCTTTTTACCACATAGCCTCGATATTTAACTTTGATACGGTTCGCCGAGATGTGGCTAAGTGAGGTTTTTTACTTTAAATCTATTATTATGCATTTGCGAATTTTATATAGCCACAACTTCACTTTGACTCAACAAAACGAATACTATTGTGGTAGCTATCTACTACAAGAAGGGATCCTTCAGGTAATACTAAAATGTCCGTTGGGTAGTATAGTGGGCTTTCACTGCCGCTAGTTCCTCCGACAACGGTTGTTACTTTACCATTCGACAAGTAGCGAATGGCATGATTTAAAGTATCTGTAATTAAAAGTCCACCGTCATTTGTAATCGCTAAACCTTTTGGAAAATTAAATTGAGCGGATAACGCTAAGCCATTTTTGTAATCTCCATCCGCATACAAATTAGTAGATTTGGAAATTGTGCTACTTTTAGTAACGTTCCCAGCAACAGTTGAAACTGTATTAGAAGCAAAATCAATATACCGAATAAGCTGGTTCCCACTATCGCTTACATACAAGTTCCCTTTTTTGTCAATCACAAGGGCAGAGGGTTCATTAAATTTTGCGTCCACTAGTTTTCCATCTGCAAAATCTCCAGCTAATTCTATTTCTCCTTCTTCTATTTGTGCCACTCTATCGGAATAAGCATTTAACGTGCTAACTTTTCCATTTGTATCAATCTTTCGGATAACGTGGTTTAATGTATCCGCCACATACAACGTTCCATCCTTTGCAACTGCAACATCTTGAGGATTATTAAACCTCGCTTGCATGCCATCTTGATTGCCGATAAAACCATCCCCTGCAACTGTTGCCACGTTACCATCTTTCGTAATCTTACGAATAACATTGTTGTTGGCATCAGCAATGAAAATCGTATCATTTTTATCTACTGCCATTCCCATAGGATTGTTAAATACCGACATTTCTTTCTTGTCATCATGCCAGCCACCTAGAGGGTTACCATGCGTATCGGTATCAAATGTTATGCCCGCATAAGTAGAGACAACGTTACTTTTGATCATTCGTATTGTTTGATTTTTACTATCTGCAACTAAAATAGAACCGTCTGATAGTGAAACAATACTATTTGGCTTACGGAATGAAGTAGCTTCTGCTTTGCCATTTGCACTACTATATTCCCCATTACCTGCAAAATTAGAGACAGAAACGCCATCCTTCAAATAAGCCGGCAAAACTAATTCATCCTGCCTCGAACTACTTGCAAATACAGTAATTGATGAGAATAATAAAGCCGCCGTTATTGCGGGGGAAACAAATAATTTCATACACTTATTCTTCACTAGATATCCCTTTCTTTCATCATGGAGTAGGAACTAAATCTTCTATAGGATTCTCTGTTTGAAAGTTGATCGTTTTATTGGCTAGAACATTCGAACTTTCATCTAATGCTAAAATTTCTAGTATATAAGACTTTCCTGACTGTAACTCATCGTCAGTAAAATTATAGACATCCATTATTTCATCGTACGTTTTTACTAATTCTCCGTTTAAGTAAACTTCATATATAGTAGCATTAACATAATGAGCCCAGTGTACTTTTATATAATTAGTACCAACACTTAATTCCTCTATAACTAGTTCTGAAACGATAGGTATTTCAACTAGTCGCTCAACAGCATTTTTTATCGCTTCTGTTTTTTCTACTTTTTCACTATCATTTGTTTCATTCATAGCTAGTGCCGCTACTAATTTTCCCCAAGTATCTGGGGTATAGCGTATTGAATTTGTTGGGATGCTAGACTTGGCAATCATTAAATTATGGTCAATAACCGTTATTAATCCAGCTACAGCTAATTTAATAGCTTCTGTTTTCTCTATTTTTTCACTGTTACTTGTCTCTCTCAGTCCTAATGCAAATACTATTCGGCTCCAACTTTCCTCGGTATAACGCTCCGAAGATATGGGAACTGTTGCTTTTGCTTTTGCAAGATTAGTATCTATATCTGATGTAACTGGACCAGGGTTTTCACTTGGTTGTGATGGTGATGTCGGAACAGGAGCTTCTGCTTCTGCTTCTGCTTTTGATTTAGAATCTGATGCCGCTTCTTCTTGTTTCTTCTTTTCTAATTCCAATGCTTTTAATCTTTCTTCTAATGCCTTTCTTTTTTCTTCATCCAGCTTTAGTTGTAGATTTTCTAGTGCTTTTTTTCGCGCAGCTTCTTCCACTGCTTTCTTCTGCTCTTCTTGCTTCCTAAGCTGTTCTTGTAGCTTATTTAAAATATCTTGGTTCTGTTGCTTTAATTGTTCTTGCTTTTGTTTTTCTTCCTCTTGTTTCTTCTTTCTTTCCTCTTCAAGCTTTTGAAGGAGTGCCATTTTTTCTTTTTCTGCATCCGTTAACTGTAGTGGTAGTGTTTTATCCAAATCGAGGTCAAAGTTTATATTGTATTGTTCCTTTAGTTTTTTTATTAATTTTTCAATTTCCTGTTGGCTTATTTTTTTCTGTTGAATAGCTTCATTTACTATATTACCGACAAGGTTTTGTAAGTTTTGGTTAAGTCGATTTATATCTTCTTTATTTAATTGTTGCCCCTGTTGAAGTTCTGCTATATATTGTTCATTCTCTTTATCTATGGCCGCTTTACTCCGAAGTATTGCTTCTATTAAAGTCGGGTCCATATTTCTTATAAGACTATCTAAATCAACGATATTCACATCTCCGCTATTATTTAATAATTGTTGACTTGGAAACACAAAAGTACTATCTCCACTTCCCTGATTATTTGGGCTCACATTAACAATTCCTGATCCAACAAAAACTGAAGAATTACCTGTATTTGGATCAACGCCTACAAAAAAGTTTGTCCCTTTCACATTCATTGTAGAAGAGGGCGTTCCTATTTCAAATTTATCTTTTGAATGTTTTAAAGGTGTTACTTTTGCCCAAATGGAACCGTTCCACATTGTTAGCTTAGTACGTTTATTTTCTTTAGCTTCATCTAAATTAACTATAGAAAATTCCGTATTTTCACTAACAGTAATTTCATCATTCGTATCTGGAATAATTAATCTCAAACTAGCATACGGATTTGTTGAAATTCGATCTCCTTGTTGCAATGTCATGCCCTCATATGCCCGTATTAACTTAACACCAGCACTTTTTTGAATCATAACAGTTCCGCGGACTTCCTCAATTTTAATACTCCTATTGGATGCCGCTTCCGCATCAATAACGCAATATTTAGATAAAATAACACACAACATGATGATAGGAATAAACAGAATAAATAGTTTTTTGCTATACGATTTTATTTGCATACTTTCCTCCTTAGAAATAATTTTTACTAAATAAAATAGTTTTCCATTAATTTTAACTAATTTCTCCTAACTACAATACTAACAAATGTTAATGTTTGTTAAATAAATTTGATTAACATAAAAGCATTTATATTGAAGTTTATATTTTAACTAAATTAAATAGCCCTACTAAAGACAAATTTCTATACTCATTCAATGCCCTAAATCGCTCTTGTAGATTTACGAAGTATAATGGGCTTAAAAGAACCACTTAGAACACTAACGTTCTAGGTGGTCATATTAAATTAAATATTGAGTCCATTTCTGTTCCGGTTCGTGCAGTTTTATATAGTAGAAACCCACTCGTTTAGCACAAATACTGATTAAAACAAGTGGGTTTCGTTTTTGTTTGAGCATAATTTTTATAAAAGAGATTGATTAACACGCTTCGTTTTTGTAAAACTGCTTCTACAGGTAGGAATGTTCCCAATTAAAAACTACACATGTTGCGGCGTTATCCTTGCAAGCCATACATGTGTAGTTTCTATTTATTTATTGACTATTCTTTCGGTTGCAGCCGACTCGATTTCTCCAATAGCCCAATGGGTAGAAGGGACATCACTAAAGGTAGACATTGGGATGTCTTCTAAAACTGGACGTTCGAATAATTGGTTCAGTACTTTCACAGCTTGTGCACGTGTTAAGGAACCGTTTGGATTAAATGTCGTTTCACTGTTACCCGTCATAATTCCCGATTCACTCACTTGTTCGATTGCACTTGCGGCCCAGTGGGTTGATGAAACGTCTGTATAGGATTTGGCTTTTCCAGAGACATGGCAGATTGTTTTTGATGGCTCCTTTACACATCCAGTTTCGAGCCAATGAGTTACTACAGTGGCCATTTGTGCACGTGTAATTGTGCCGTTTGGATTAAATGTCGTTTCCGTTGTGCCATTAAATAAACCTGTTTGCTTCACTACTTCAATCGCATCTTTTGAATGGTGGTAGATTGTATCTTTAAAAGAACTATTCATAGTTGTTGGGATGTCTCCGTTGGTTAAAAAACGCGCTAACATCGTTGCCATTTGTGCACGTGTCACAGGGGCATTTGGTTTGAATGAGCCATCAGGGTACCCCTGGATGTAGGGTGCTAATCGGTTCACTTCTTCATCTTGCACTTCTGAAGTATAAAGTAGACTAAATGTTGAGAAGTGGTCTACTTCAAACTGGAACCCTTTCACACCTGGTTCAAATTCAACAATACGTCCTCGTTTTACTTCTGCTGTTCCGTTACTATGCTCAATATAAACGACTAATGATGCTATTTGCTCCTCTGTCGCATCAGCTGGGATTGGTAAAGTGACTATTACTGGTCTACTTTGCAGATTCGTTTTTATTGCGACTGTATCCCCTAATAGGTTAACGGACATTTTATTTGTTATAAAATCTTGTACTTTCTGATTTTGAGCAGCGTTTTCTTCGATTACTTTCCGTTCTGTTTGCTCAATAGGAGCGATTCGGAAAAATAGATTGTCTGTAAAATCATTTAATGATGTATGTGGAACACGTATTGTGGCGTTTGCTATTTGAATGAACAAGTCTACTTTCTGTTTTGCCAAATATTCAACGGCAGCACGTTGCACTGTCAGTGTTGTATCGACATTAGCTGCTTCTGCTGGGAAAATAACACCGACAACTCGCTCTTTCTCGCTCGTCAATTGCTGAATAATCGCCTGTACATTTTCTAAGGTCACGTTACCCAGATAGATTATTTCGCCATTTTTCACAACACGCTGTATCAAAATTTGATGCGATGGCGATGGCGGTGACGGGTTCAGGACCGATGTACCTGCTGGCAATAGTGTGTAACTCTCACTCATAATAGGACTGTTGGGAATACCTACTTTTATCGCAATCGCTTTAATTGTCATATCACTTGTTACACTGATAGGCGATGTATAAGGAGTAGAAGTATTACTTGGCGTACTACCATCTGTTGTGTAATAGATTGTTGCTCCCACTGTAGCGGTTGATAACGTTATAGTTGTACCGGACGTTACAGTTCCGCCACGTATATTCGCAGTAGGTGTTTCTGCTGGCATTATCGTGTAGCTCTCGCTCATAACTTGGCTGTCTGGAGTGCTTGCCTTGACTGCGATTGCCTTGATTGTTATATTGCTCGTTACGCTAATTGGCGATGTGTAAGGTATAGAAGTATAACTTGGCGTACTACCATCTGTTGTGTAATAGATTGTTGCCCCCACTGTAGAGGTCGATAACTCTACAGTTGTGCCGGACGTTACAGTTCCGCCACGTATATTCGCAGTAGGTGTTTCCGCTGGTATTATCGTGTAGCTCTCGCTCATAACTTGGCTATCTGGAGTGCCTGCCTTGACTGCGATTGCCTTGATTGTCATATTGTTCGTTACGCTAATTGGCGATGTGTAAGGTATAGAAGCATTAGTTGGCGTACTACCATCTGTTGTGTAATAGATTGTTGCCCCCACTGTAGAAGTCGATAACTCTACAGTTGTGCCGGACGTTACGACTCCACTAGGTGGATTCGCCGTAGGCATACTGGCCGGTGATACAACCGTATGGGCTGTCGTCAGGGAAGAACCGTCTATTGCGTTTCCATCCCTTGTGTACTCGATTCGCAATTGATGATCACCTAGTGCTAAATTCGTAATTGCGAAAGAGGTCGACGAATAAGCATAGTTATCAAGGTTTAAATTATAGGGTTGGTAGTTATTAGGTGAAGTTCCTTGACCCTTGAGAGTTATCGTCCCGTTCGCTTCCAGTATCATTTCTCCCACGTAACGAACTGGCGCTACATTTTCCCATACCTTAACAATACGATTCATTGAATCTACCGCTACAAGCTTTGTGTATTCAGTATTGGCTGAATACGAAAAGGTCCAATAAGTAAGGCCGTTCCATTCAATCGTGTCCACAGTAGTGTAACCGCTGGAGCAGGTGGCACAGATCAAGTTTGCGCCCGCCACAGCAGGTGCATCATATTGAGACCTGTTCTTAATAATCGGTTCGCTGCTTAAGATCTCCGTAGAATCTAATAAAGTATTACCATCATATAACTTAATGACAGATCCTGGAACAAACTCATTAACAGAAGCATTAATCTGAACACTACTGCCATAAACCGATGTGGAGGGAACTTCTAATCTCACATCCAACGAGGTTGAAGCTCCAACTGCCAGCCTTTGGAATGACCCCACGTCCTTTGGTATCATCACTGCTTGATTATTAATTTTATCAGGTATGGTAATATCTTTAGCTGTTCCTTTGTATTTTGTAATGGTTACGCCTGTACTATTGGTCTGCGTTTCAAAATCTACTTCACTATTTACTGCACTAGCGCCATATACTGTTATATTTCCCCATTGTAAATGAATGAGTAACACTATTAGGAATAGGCTAGGTATTTTTTTCATGTAGTCTTCTCCCATTCTCTTTTTTTCCTCTGTAGTAGCAATCTCCACTCAATTTGCTTACATATAACTTCATAATAAGCTAAGTTAAAAGATAGTAATACTGACAAATGTTAATGGTTTGACAATTA
The genomic region above belongs to Lysinibacillus sp. FSL W8-0992 and contains:
- a CDS encoding tyrosine-type recombinase/integrase, yielding MEGYSTLTLKTYYFQYNLLLRFFGDIDMNGFSTEKLKDYLIQSGEHLKPSSLGHRIRCVKSLFRWSHEEGYILKNPAAKLKEPKLGKRIPKFLSELEIEHLREACQSTMENALFEFMYSTGCRIGEVVKLDRDDIDFRTNSVIVQGKGDKEREVYFNTRCSIWLKRYLDEREDEVPCLFITDRKPKRRMSIDNLRYIIKRVSNRAGIKKSIHPHQLRHSFATHMINNGAPIDVIQSLLGHEKSETTKIYAQLSGKIRQDYYSKYF
- a CDS encoding NHL domain-containing protein, giving the protein MKLFVSPAITAALLFSSITVFASSSRQDELVLPAYLKDGVSVSNFAGNGEYSSANGKAEATSFRKPNSIVSLSDGSILVADSKNQTIRMIKSNVVSTYAGITFDTDTHGNPLGGWHDDKKEMSVFNNPMGMAVDKNDTIFIADANNNVIRKITKDGNVATVAGDGFIGNQDGMQARFNNPQDVAVAKDGTLYVADTLNHVIRKIDTNGKVSTLNAYSDRVAQIEEGEIELAGDFADGKLVDAKFNEPSALVIDKKGNLYVSDSGNQLIRYIDFASNTVSTVAGNVTKSSTISKSTNLYADGDYKNGLALSAQFNFPKGLAITNDGGLLITDTLNHAIRYLSNGKVTTVVGGTSGSESPLYYPTDILVLPEGSLLVVDSYHNSIRFVESK
- a CDS encoding FecR domain-containing protein, with the protein product MQIKSYSKKLFILFIPIIMLCVILSKYCVIDAEAASNRSIKIEEVRGTVMIQKSAGVKLIRAYEGMTLQQGDRISTNPYASLRLIIPDTNDEITVSENTEFSIVNLDEAKENKRTKLTMWNGSIWAKVTPLKHSKDKFEIGTPSSTMNVKGTNFFVGVDPNTGNSSVFVGSGIVNVSPNNQGSGDSTFVFPSQQLLNNSGDVNIVDLDSLIRNMDPTLIEAILRSKAAIDKENEQYIAELQQGQQLNKEDINRLNQNLQNLVGNIVNEAIQQKKISQQEIEKLIKKLKEQYNINFDLDLDKTLPLQLTDAEKEKMALLQKLEEERKKKQEEEKQKQEQLKQQNQDILNKLQEQLRKQEEQKKAVEEAARKKALENLQLKLDEEKRKALEERLKALELEKKKQEEAASDSKSKAEAEAEAPVPTSPSQPSENPGPVTSDIDTNLAKAKATVPISSERYTEESWSRIVFALGLRETSNSEKIEKTEAIKLAVAGLITVIDHNLMIAKSSIPTNSIRYTPDTWGKLVAALAMNETNDSEKVEKTEAIKNAVERLVEIPIVSELVIEELSVGTNYIKVHWAHYVNATIYEVYLNGELVKTYDEIMDVYNFTDDELQSGKSYILEILALDESSNVLANKTINFQTENPIEDLVPTP
- a CDS encoding chitobiase/beta-hexosaminidase C-terminal domain-containing protein; translated protein: MKKIPSLFLIVLLIHLQWGNITVYGASAVNSEVDFETQTNSTGVTITKYKGTAKDITIPDKINNQAVMIPKDVGSFQRLAVGASTSLDVRLEVPSTSVYGSSVQINASVNEFVPGSVIKLYDGNTLLDSTEILSSEPIIKNRSQYDAPAVAGANLICATCSSGYTTVDTIEWNGLTYWTFSYSANTEYTKLVAVDSMNRIVKVWENVAPVRYVGEMILEANGTITLKGQGTSPNNYQPYNLNLDNYAYSSTSFAITNLALGDHQLRIEYTRDGNAIDGSSLTTAHTVVSPASMPTANPPSGVVTSGTTVELSTSTVGATIYYTTDGSTPTNASIPYTSPISVTNNMTIKAIAVKAGTPDSQVMSESYTIIPAETPTANIRGGTVTSGTTVELSTSTVGATIYYTTDGSTPSYTSIPYTSPISVTSNITIKAIAVKASTPDSQVMSESYTIMPAETPTANIRGGTVTSGTTITLSTATVGATIYYTTDGSTPSNTSTPYTSPISVTSDMTIKAIAIKVGIPNSPIMSESYTLLPAGTSVLNPSPPSPSHQILIQRVVKNGEIIYLGNVTLENVQAIIQQLTSEKERVVGVIFPAEAANVDTTLTVQRAAVEYLAKQKVDLFIQIANATIRVPHTSLNDFTDNLFFRIAPIEQTERKVIEENAAQNQKVQDFITNKMSVNLLGDTVAIKTNLQSRPVIVTLPIPADATEEQIASLVVYIEHSNGTAEVKRGRIVEFEPGVKGFQFEVDHFSTFSLLYTSEVQDEEVNRLAPYIQGYPDGSFKPNAPVTRAQMATMLARFLTNGDIPTTMNSSFKDTIYHHSKDAIEVVKQTGLFNGTTETTFNPNGTITRAQMATVVTHWLETGCVKEPSKTICHVSGKAKSYTDVSSTHWAASAIEQVSESGIMTGNSETTFNPNGSLTRAQAVKVLNQLFERPVLEDIPMSTFSDVPSTHWAIGEIESAATERIVNK